One stretch of Candidatus Nitrosotenuis cloacae DNA includes these proteins:
- a CDS encoding DoxX family protein, with translation MEAKIREGILHDIVHFGLRIVIGVAFIVHGFEKFDPVFAGYMPSFGIPTEMAPLIALAEIIPGTLIIVGVLSRIASSLLATIMMGAIFVVLKASSYTGQMGYEYPLILLAANLMVIVIGPGRISLSHIIKKIPRVLQ, from the coding sequence TTGGAAGCAAAGATCAGAGAAGGCATCCTGCACGACATTGTGCATTTTGGATTAAGAATTGTAATAGGCGTGGCATTTATCGTTCATGGATTTGAAAAATTCGATCCTGTCTTTGCAGGCTACATGCCTTCCTTTGGCATACCAACAGAAATGGCACCATTAATCGCACTAGCCGAGATCATTCCAGGCACGTTGATTATAGTGGGTGTTCTGAGCAGAATCGCCTCCTCATTGCTTGCCACAATCATGATGGGCGCAATTTTTGTGGTCCTAAAGGCATCTAGCTATACTGGGCAGATGGGTTACGAATATCCGCTGATATTGCTTGCGGCAAACCTCATGGTGATTGTGATTGGTCCTGGACGAATCTCATTGTCCCACATAATAAAAAAGATCCCCAGAGTATTGCAGTAA
- the rsmA gene encoding 16S rRNA (adenine(1518)-N(6)/adenine(1519)-N(6))-dimethyltransferase RsmA has translation MKRRQRLGQHFLKSQNIAEKIIQSAQITPKDVILEIGTGPGILTPLLCDKAKSVISVEADESLYSDAILKFSKIPNLELMYGDGFEVDVDFTIFVSNLPYSESKRAIEWLAQKKFRLAVIMVQKEFADKLLTKGKEMRAISVVANHSFDIEKILKVGKGNFSPPPKVDSVVLRLTPKKQITKELIDGIEKLFSQRRKTITNIAKSFGHTIQSDKRPEQLSPDEIIKIAKQIS, from the coding sequence ATGAAAAGGCGCCAAAGACTAGGGCAACACTTTCTAAAATCACAAAACATTGCTGAAAAAATAATACAATCAGCCCAGATTACACCAAAGGATGTCATACTGGAAATAGGCACGGGTCCTGGCATTTTGACGCCTTTGCTGTGTGATAAAGCAAAATCCGTCATTTCTGTAGAGGCAGACGAATCATTGTACTCTGATGCAATTTTGAAATTCTCAAAGATTCCCAATCTGGAGCTGATGTATGGAGATGGATTTGAAGTGGATGTTGATTTTACCATATTTGTCTCAAATCTGCCATATTCTGAGAGCAAGCGGGCAATAGAGTGGCTTGCACAAAAAAAGTTCCGTCTGGCAGTAATAATGGTCCAAAAAGAGTTTGCAGACAAGCTGCTCACCAAAGGCAAAGAAATGCGCGCAATCTCTGTGGTTGCAAATCACTCCTTTGATATAGAGAAAATCCTCAAGGTCGGAAAAGGCAATTTCTCACCTCCACCAAAGGTCGATTCTGTTGTATTGAGATTGACTCCAAAAAAACAGATCACCAAAGAATTGATTGATGGTATAGAGAAATTATTCTCCCAGAGAAGAAAGACCATCACAAACATTGCAAAATCATTTGGTCATACCATACAATCAGATAAAAGACCAGAGCAGCTAAGCCCAGATGAGATCATAAAAATTGCAAAGCAGATCAGCTGA
- a CDS encoding MFS transporter produces MSDNQNQNKSGWKILAILSCLGLIVMFDETMILPAIPDFVRDFDISYSTSSWLLSAYIIAAAVMTPIAGRLSDIYGKKKMLLIVMAIYTVGVVAGRFATNIEFMLFARALQGVGMAMFPISFGIIRESLPEKKFATAQTIFSSTFPAGAIIGLVGGAVIIQNFGWQATFLVILPIAIALWIVILKFMHIPSPTLPENDHTPMDKSIDIKGTILLTITIVSFLSGITFLESKETGYYVAGLFIISAISLAAFIIIEKRASQPLLDLSLMKNRNFLPPTMILMLVFLSIFTVYLTVPVMVRSPVPLGFGGDALAVANVQLPFMVVFLVTTVISGFILNKVKNTKLTLLGTIISTIGFFLLVMFHSTETMVAIGLTVLAVGLSLSIAGGFNVILTSVPMQVTGIALGMTMLLDLVGMSVGPVFAGIFQDAYRGSVSGVAGEFPTETAYVLIFIAAALISLTSVILSIMVSRRKIIQQQ; encoded by the coding sequence ATGTCAGACAACCAAAACCAAAACAAATCCGGCTGGAAGATTCTTGCCATTCTGAGCTGTCTTGGCTTGATAGTAATGTTTGATGAAACTATGATTTTGCCTGCGATTCCTGATTTTGTTCGTGACTTTGATATTTCTTACAGTACTTCGTCTTGGTTGCTCTCAGCCTATATCATTGCGGCAGCTGTCATGACACCGATTGCAGGCAGACTATCTGATATCTATGGCAAAAAGAAAATGCTGCTCATAGTAATGGCAATCTATACTGTGGGTGTTGTTGCGGGGCGATTTGCCACCAACATAGAATTCATGCTGTTTGCAAGAGCATTGCAGGGTGTCGGAATGGCAATGTTCCCAATTTCCTTTGGAATCATACGCGAGTCGCTACCTGAGAAAAAATTTGCAACTGCTCAGACCATATTCAGCTCTACATTCCCAGCGGGGGCAATTATCGGCCTCGTTGGTGGGGCAGTAATAATACAAAACTTTGGCTGGCAGGCTACATTCTTGGTAATTTTACCAATTGCAATAGCGCTTTGGATTGTAATATTGAAGTTCATGCATATCCCGAGCCCGACCTTACCTGAAAATGATCACACACCAATGGACAAGTCAATTGACATCAAGGGCACGATACTTTTGACAATCACAATAGTGTCATTTCTAAGCGGCATTACCTTTCTAGAAAGCAAAGAAACTGGCTACTATGTTGCGGGATTGTTTATCATATCTGCAATATCGCTTGCAGCATTTATCATAATAGAAAAGAGAGCATCTCAGCCGCTTTTGGATTTGAGTCTGATGAAAAACAGGAATTTTCTTCCCCCGACTATGATTCTGATGTTGGTGTTTCTTTCTATTTTTACAGTATACCTTACAGTTCCCGTGATGGTGAGAAGCCCAGTACCTTTGGGATTTGGCGGTGATGCTTTGGCAGTGGCAAACGTACAGTTGCCATTTATGGTTGTATTTTTGGTAACTACGGTTATCTCTGGCTTTATCCTAAACAAGGTCAAAAATACAAAGCTGACTCTGCTTGGAACTATAATATCCACAATAGGATTTTTCTTGCTAGTAATGTTCCACTCTACTGAAACTATGGTTGCAATTGGCCTCACGGTACTTGCAGTTGGATTGTCGCTTTCAATTGCGGGCGGATTCAATGTCATACTTACTTCTGTACCAATGCAGGTGACTGGAATTGCTCTTGGAATGACAATGCTCTTGGATCTGGTTGGAATGTCGGTTGGTCCTGTTTTCGCTGGAATATTTCAAGATGCATACCGAGGATCTGTATCTGGTGTGGCAGGAGAATTTCCGACAGAAACGGCATATGTTTTGATATTCATTGCGGCAGCTTTGATTTCATTGACGTCAGTCATTCTTTCAATAATGGTCAGCAGAAGAAAAATAATTCAGCAACAATAG
- a CDS encoding fluoride efflux transporter FluC, translated as MKGLELGLLAVGGMLGTFLRYKITESPLLFGALQVNVLIVNVIGSFILGLFFVLSTQWSLDTKYVLFVAVGFCGSLTTMSAFAMESSTLLENKQFGLMALNVLANVGLSIGAIFAGKSLMSLAAN; from the coding sequence ATGAAAGGACTTGAGCTTGGACTGCTTGCAGTAGGCGGAATGCTGGGTACATTTCTTCGATACAAAATAACTGAATCGCCATTGCTGTTTGGAGCACTACAAGTAAATGTCTTGATCGTAAATGTGATTGGCAGCTTTATCTTGGGCTTGTTTTTTGTTCTATCCACACAATGGAGTCTTGATACGAAATATGTCTTGTTTGTGGCAGTTGGTTTTTGTGGTTCTCTGACTACAATGTCTGCATTTGCCATGGAATCATCCACACTACTTGAGAACAAGCAGTTTGGGCTAATGGCATTGAATGTTTTAGCAAATGTCGGACTATCAATAGGTGCAATATTTGCAGGAAAATCGCTGATGAGTCTAGCAGCTAACTAG
- a CDS encoding RNA polymerase Rpb4: protein MEQVKKSQPISLAEVKEILEKEDAEKMDQIQRWTHDYVTKFAKLDAKAAKKVKTELKKECGLTEEEAVEIVNIMPTTLAELRAFTFGWKKLILAETLEKILNIIKGNS from the coding sequence ATGGAACAAGTAAAGAAAAGCCAGCCAATATCATTGGCCGAAGTAAAAGAGATTTTGGAAAAAGAAGACGCTGAGAAGATGGATCAAATCCAGCGATGGACTCATGATTATGTTACCAAATTTGCCAAGCTTGATGCAAAGGCAGCAAAAAAAGTAAAAACAGAACTCAAAAAGGAATGCGGACTGACTGAAGAAGAAGCAGTAGAGATTGTCAATATCATGCCAACAACGCTAGCAGAACTTCGTGCATTCACATTTGGATGGAAAAAACTCATCCTCGCAGAAACACTAGAAAAAATTCTAAACATCATCAAGGGGAACTCGTAG
- a CDS encoding isocitrate/isopropylmalate dehydrogenase family protein: MGKKATVIKGDGIGPEVVDSMIKVLQECNTQTEIILTDAGSEQWQKNGEKDPTYIPEQTMKLLESTNACFKGPTTTIPKPGAPRSVAVTLRQKFELYSNIRPIKTYKRVTPNHDLDFVCFREATEGLYTGIEVQLTDDAAIAIRKITRPGCRRFINSAMSWAKNYDMKKFVAITKRNILKVTDGIFWDEVCSAGSKIPGLDVQEIYIDNMMQQLVVNPSQFNGAVLASTNLFMDIVSELASGIIGSIGLVYSSNMGDNYAMFEAAHGSAPSFKGLNKVNPTAAVLSGAWMAEYLGERHIKDAVFAATDQVINEGKYVTFDIGGTATTQQMTDEICKIAKTKLRK, translated from the coding sequence TTGGGCAAAAAAGCAACCGTGATCAAAGGAGACGGAATAGGACCTGAAGTAGTAGATTCAATGATCAAGGTCTTACAAGAATGCAATACGCAAACCGAAATCATACTAACCGATGCAGGCTCTGAGCAGTGGCAAAAAAATGGCGAAAAAGATCCAACCTACATTCCAGAGCAAACCATGAAACTGTTGGAAAGCACAAATGCGTGCTTCAAGGGTCCAACCACCACAATACCAAAGCCTGGCGCTCCACGAAGCGTTGCAGTTACATTAAGGCAGAAATTTGAGCTATACTCCAACATACGACCAATCAAGACATACAAGCGAGTAACCCCAAACCATGATCTGGATTTTGTGTGCTTTAGGGAGGCAACCGAAGGACTCTACACGGGAATCGAGGTACAGCTAACAGATGATGCCGCAATTGCAATCAGAAAAATTACACGACCAGGATGCAGACGATTTATCAATTCTGCAATGAGCTGGGCAAAAAATTACGATATGAAAAAATTTGTAGCCATAACAAAGCGCAACATTCTCAAAGTTACAGATGGGATATTTTGGGATGAAGTATGTTCTGCTGGCAGCAAGATTCCAGGCCTTGACGTTCAGGAGATCTATATTGATAATATGATGCAGCAACTGGTGGTAAACCCATCCCAGTTCAACGGAGCAGTTCTGGCAAGTACCAATCTGTTCATGGATATTGTATCGGAATTGGCATCTGGTATAATCGGCTCAATAGGATTGGTGTATTCATCAAACATGGGTGACAATTACGCAATGTTTGAGGCAGCTCATGGTAGTGCACCATCATTCAAGGGCTTGAACAAGGTAAATCCAACTGCAGCAGTTTTGTCTGGTGCTTGGATGGCAGAATATCTTGGCGAGCGACACATCAAAGACGCAGTCTTTGCGGCAACGGACCAGGTAATCAATGAGGGAAAATATGTCACATTTGATATCGGCGGAACTGCAACCACTCAGCAAATGACTGATGAGATCTGCAAAATAGCAAAGACCAAGCTAAGAAAGTAA
- a CDS encoding 30S ribosomal protein S30e, whose translation MATHGSITKAGKVKGQTPKVEGRKRIGTISILRNKSNFRKRFALHRTPGQNKPGQRKRKR comes from the coding sequence ATGGCAACTCACGGCTCCATTACAAAGGCAGGAAAGGTCAAAGGCCAAACACCCAAAGTTGAGGGACGAAAAAGAATAGGAACTATCTCTATTTTGCGAAACAAGAGCAACTTTAGGAAGCGATTCGCTTTACACCGCACTCCTGGTCAAAACAAACCTGGCCAAAGAAAACGAAAACGCTAG
- a CDS encoding B12-binding domain-containing radical SAM protein: protein MPKPKIVLTADRTLMSNYRGISLATFFGCAPALDPHRDHNSFWYKILKNQVTPKVLFDFICNPIPHNNGIASYAPYGLRKVEAGLLRDGFKREDVVVAHPDHVEKFIGPETQVVGTYEMDPLGMGPVTMTFTYGRKQMSYDEYYNIYLHKKIIEAKKKNGSNAKVISGASGTWQYNYDPEKIEELGIYAILEGELGGIAPEIDGHAGRFFNYLIDGEFDNMNPFRKRSDFKVDIKEYERSGRKIHGRFVNFWDRPEIDEIPEIVEPSMHGMIEVMRGCGRGCKFCDVTLRSLRYYPPEKVKREIEVNIKKGGLRNAWIHSDDIFVYGMDPRTNKQMEPNREALEELFTAVMDAGVVHTNPTHGTLAGAIADEKLIPNISKIIKSSAQNLIGIQCGFETGSLRLIGKYADRKLAPFMPEEWHWVVKEGVKTLNEHHWVPAFTLIMGLDNDETPEDSWETISLISELEREQPDSMFTATPLTFVPIGLLEKSEFFNIGNEMSPAQLGVMYKTWQHNFKYGIQKFMTKTGTRQTSMQKQFFNLLARSLGGVPLSAMEKYARRKGKEHEKVIETIKAKYW from the coding sequence ATGCCCAAACCAAAGATTGTACTGACCGCAGATCGTACTTTAATGTCCAATTATCGAGGAATATCGCTTGCCACATTCTTTGGATGCGCACCAGCACTAGACCCACACCGTGATCACAACTCATTTTGGTACAAAATTCTAAAAAACCAAGTTACCCCAAAGGTTCTCTTTGATTTTATTTGTAATCCAATTCCGCACAACAATGGCATTGCATCATACGCTCCATATGGTCTTCGAAAGGTAGAGGCAGGCCTCTTGCGTGATGGCTTTAAGCGAGAAGACGTCGTAGTTGCACACCCAGACCATGTAGAGAAATTCATTGGACCTGAAACCCAAGTTGTTGGAACCTACGAAATGGACCCACTTGGAATGGGCCCTGTCACCATGACATTTACCTATGGAAGAAAGCAAATGTCGTACGACGAATATTACAATATTTACCTACACAAAAAAATCATCGAGGCAAAGAAAAAGAATGGCAGCAATGCCAAGGTAATTTCTGGGGCTTCTGGAACATGGCAGTATAACTATGACCCAGAGAAAATCGAGGAGCTGGGAATCTATGCTATACTGGAAGGCGAGCTTGGAGGAATTGCACCAGAAATAGACGGACACGCTGGCAGATTTTTCAATTATCTAATTGATGGCGAATTTGATAACATGAATCCGTTTAGGAAAAGAAGTGATTTCAAAGTTGACATTAAAGAATATGAGAGAAGCGGCAGAAAGATTCATGGAAGATTTGTGAATTTCTGGGACCGACCAGAGATAGATGAAATTCCAGAGATAGTCGAGCCATCAATGCACGGCATGATTGAGGTAATGCGAGGATGTGGACGTGGCTGCAAGTTTTGCGATGTCACACTAAGATCACTGCGATACTATCCGCCAGAAAAAGTAAAGCGCGAAATCGAGGTCAACATCAAAAAGGGCGGCCTGCGAAACGCATGGATTCACAGCGATGATATTTTCGTGTATGGAATGGATCCTCGAACCAACAAGCAGATGGAGCCAAACCGAGAAGCACTGGAAGAATTGTTCACTGCAGTAATGGATGCAGGCGTAGTTCACACCAACCCAACACACGGAACACTTGCTGGCGCAATTGCAGACGAAAAACTAATTCCAAACATTTCAAAAATAATCAAGTCCAGCGCACAAAACCTAATTGGTATTCAATGTGGATTTGAGACCGGCAGCTTGCGATTAATTGGAAAATATGCAGATAGAAAACTAGCGCCATTTATGCCAGAGGAATGGCACTGGGTAGTAAAGGAAGGAGTAAAGACACTAAATGAGCACCATTGGGTTCCAGCATTTACATTAATCATGGGATTGGACAATGACGAAACCCCAGAAGACTCTTGGGAGACCATCTCGCTAATCAGTGAGCTAGAGCGAGAGCAGCCAGATTCCATGTTTACTGCAACACCATTGACATTTGTGCCAATTGGGTTGCTGGAGAAATCCGAATTCTTTAACATTGGCAACGAGATGAGTCCTGCACAACTTGGTGTCATGTACAAGACATGGCAGCACAACTTCAAGTACGGAATCCAGAAATTCATGACCAAAACCGGCACAAGGCAGACCTCTATGCAAAAACAGTTCTTTAATCTGCTAGCACGCTCACTTGGAGGCGTTCCGTTATCCGCAATGGAAAAATACGCTCGAAGAAAGGGCAAAGAGCACGAAAAGGTCATCGAAACCATCAAGGCAAAATACTGGTAA
- a CDS encoding 50S ribosomal protein L21, with amino-acid sequence MTTKKPSGHSHGFRHKSRSSLTKEKPRGVAFLMREYKTGEQALVIIDPRQHKSLPHRRYHGKVGTITAVGRRAVTMDVKLGNKTKTLITRLDHIKPFGVK; translated from the coding sequence ATGACTACAAAGAAGCCATCTGGACACTCTCATGGTTTTAGACACAAGTCCAGATCGTCACTAACCAAGGAAAAACCACGGGGAGTGGCGTTTTTGATGAGAGAATACAAAACAGGTGAGCAGGCTCTGGTAATCATCGATCCAAGACAGCACAAGTCGTTGCCACACAGACGATATCACGGAAAGGTGGGTACCATCACAGCAGTGGGCAGACGTGCAGTAACAATGGATGTCAAGCTAGGTAACAAGACGAAAACCTTAATCACTAGATTGGACCATATCAAACCGTTCGGTGTGAAATAA
- a CDS encoding dihydroorotate dehydrogenase electron transfer subunit, with product MQSVSKTPSIRVIEKVIDETPTVRTLVIADPNLSDVLPGQFAMVWIPGVNELPMSVMVTQEKGKAAFTVRKRGASSTALYDLKVGNQIGVRGPYGNTFDIKNGKIILVGGGTGLVPLMRLAKFAKPTNDVTILMGSKSKDEVFFENMANQILSDKKHQVIACTEDGSYGEKGFVTDVLEKLVQTAKFDAIYTCGPEIMMHKIVQLANSRGIFVQASLERMMKCGIGICGSCCMDDVLVCHDGTIFDGKFLANSVEFGHTHRAKSGVLENY from the coding sequence TTGCAAAGCGTTTCTAAGACCCCATCAATTAGAGTAATCGAAAAAGTAATCGATGAGACCCCTACCGTTCGCACACTTGTGATTGCCGATCCCAATCTGTCCGATGTATTGCCGGGACAGTTTGCAATGGTGTGGATTCCAGGCGTTAATGAGCTACCAATGAGTGTAATGGTAACTCAGGAAAAAGGCAAAGCCGCATTTACAGTACGAAAAAGAGGTGCATCATCGACTGCACTCTATGACCTAAAGGTTGGCAACCAAATTGGCGTGCGCGGACCATACGGGAACACATTTGATATCAAAAATGGTAAAATCATTCTAGTTGGTGGTGGAACAGGCCTAGTACCATTAATGAGATTGGCAAAATTTGCCAAGCCCACAAACGATGTTACCATATTGATGGGTTCCAAATCAAAGGACGAGGTCTTTTTTGAAAACATGGCAAACCAAATCCTATCCGACAAAAAGCATCAAGTCATTGCATGCACAGAAGACGGCTCGTACGGAGAAAAAGGATTTGTCACAGACGTCTTGGAAAAACTGGTCCAGACTGCAAAATTTGATGCCATCTATACATGTGGGCCTGAGATAATGATGCACAAAATAGTCCAGCTTGCAAACTCTAGAGGAATCTTTGTGCAGGCATCACTTGAGCGAATGATGAAGTGCGGAATTGGAATATGTGGTAGTTGTTGCATGGATGATGTCTTGGTGTGCCATGATGGTACGATCTTTGATGGCAAGTTTTTGGCAAACTCTGTCGAGTTTGGCCACACCCACAGAGCCAAGTCCGGTGTTTTGGAAAACTATTAA
- a CDS encoding HemK2/MTQ2 family protein methyltransferase, whose protein sequence is MQSRSADSYAPAEDTFFLADHIKNEKGVSALEIGTGSGYLSKILEKNFELVISTDIDFKSLVTQSQKTQNGICCTGADALGAKFDLIVCNLPYLPSEKIIDRTVDGGPEGLAIPLDIIKSANSCLKPGGKMLYLTSSLANYEKLIQSTTSMGSAAKVLAKKKLFFEELIIVQATKLLS, encoded by the coding sequence TTGCAAAGCAGATCAGCTGATTCATACGCACCGGCAGAAGATACTTTTTTTCTGGCAGATCACATCAAAAATGAAAAAGGTGTGTCCGCACTTGAAATTGGAACCGGCTCTGGTTATCTGAGCAAGATTCTAGAGAAAAACTTTGAGCTGGTAATATCTACTGACATTGATTTTAAATCACTAGTTACACAATCACAAAAAACACAAAATGGAATCTGTTGTACTGGGGCAGATGCATTGGGCGCAAAATTTGATCTAATAGTCTGTAATCTGCCATATCTGCCATCTGAGAAAATCATTGACAGAACAGTAGATGGTGGTCCAGAAGGACTGGCGATTCCACTAGATATAATAAAATCTGCAAATTCATGCCTAAAGCCGGGTGGAAAGATGCTGTACCTGACATCCTCTCTGGCAAACTATGAGAAATTAATCCAAAGTACAACATCAATGGGATCTGCAGCAAAAGTTTTGGCAAAAAAGAAATTATTTTTTGAGGAACTGATTATTGTGCAAGCAACAAAATTACTTTCTTAG
- a CDS encoding metallophosphoesterase family protein, whose amino-acid sequence MIIVQLSDIHVGSQFKEETFEQVVEEVNELRPDAVIVTGDLTNEGLSKEYERCRALLARLDTKKIISLPGNHDYRNTGYLLFKKHFPFETVNDLGGDVVIVTIGTARPDRDEGEVGYRQNLWLERTMKKYENKVKILAMHHHLIGIPDTGSARVEVIDAGDVLRTILATKVNLVLCGHKHRPWIWNFKGLSIVNAGTASSERVRGLFENTYNIITIKNKKIHVDLKIVGGKKIPLESIVENYSRSGEE is encoded by the coding sequence ATGATAATTGTCCAGCTGTCTGACATTCATGTCGGCTCACAGTTCAAAGAAGAGACGTTTGAGCAGGTAGTTGAAGAAGTAAATGAGCTCAGACCGGACGCAGTAATAGTGACTGGTGATCTAACCAATGAGGGCCTATCAAAAGAATATGAGCGATGTCGAGCGCTTTTGGCAAGGCTGGACACTAAAAAAATAATCTCACTTCCTGGTAACCATGATTATAGAAATACTGGATATTTGTTGTTCAAAAAGCACTTTCCATTTGAAACTGTAAATGATCTTGGAGGTGATGTGGTCATAGTTACGATTGGAACTGCACGACCGGACCGAGATGAAGGTGAGGTCGGATATAGACAAAACCTGTGGCTAGAGAGAACCATGAAAAAATATGAAAACAAGGTCAAGATTCTAGCAATGCACCACCATTTGATAGGAATTCCAGATACTGGCTCTGCCAGAGTGGAGGTAATTGATGCAGGCGATGTTCTAAGAACAATACTTGCAACCAAGGTTAATTTGGTATTGTGTGGACACAAGCACAGGCCGTGGATTTGGAATTTCAAGGGCTTGTCAATAGTAAATGCAGGAACTGCATCATCAGAGCGAGTCAGAGGATTATTTGAGAACACATACAATATCATCACAATAAAAAACAAGAAAATCCACGTTGATCTGAAAATTGTAGGCGGCAAGAAAATTCCACTAGAAAGCATCGTCGAGAACTATTCAAGATCCGGCGAAGAGTGA
- a CDS encoding DUF655 domain-containing protein yields the protein MERSYSAPRKYEEYAYVLDYVTRGRATTVRGREGIIITAIGEDRLTLLEVLGMANTSFEIGERIYIGKEGRTKIMSVLGKLEFANISAAAQSELKNVVTTIVTTNEKRFVDYINNAQPLTPRIHALELIPGIGKTYMKTILEEREKTKFASFADLQERVGLKEPMKHIVDRIMDEITGEVKVTLFVKR from the coding sequence TTGGAAAGGAGCTATAGCGCACCACGCAAGTATGAAGAATATGCATATGTCCTAGACTATGTTACGCGTGGCAGGGCAACAACTGTGCGGGGCCGCGAGGGCATCATCATAACAGCAATTGGAGAGGACCGACTAACATTATTAGAAGTATTAGGAATGGCAAACACTTCATTTGAGATTGGTGAGCGTATCTACATCGGAAAGGAAGGCCGCACAAAAATAATGTCTGTATTGGGAAAACTAGAGTTTGCAAACATTTCGGCAGCTGCACAAAGTGAGCTAAAAAATGTCGTGACCACCATAGTCACAACAAATGAGAAAAGATTTGTAGATTACATCAATAATGCGCAACCACTCACTCCAAGGATTCATGCATTGGAATTGATTCCAGGAATTGGAAAGACCTACATGAAGACTATACTGGAAGAGCGAGAGAAAACAAAATTTGCAAGCTTTGCTGATCTGCAGGAACGAGTAGGCCTAAAAGAGCCAATGAAGCACATAGTAGATAGAATAATGGATGAGATAACGGGTGAAGTCAAAGTGACCCTGTTTGTCAAAAGATGA
- the radA gene encoding DNA repair and recombination protein RadA has protein sequence MVDELRLDSLDGVGPVTTKKLTDAGVHNIMDLVVRGPVDIAEVTGMDKETAEKIVTKARHTLMEQGLIGKDFVTATEIYKRRQDIGKITTATQCLDQLLDGGVETQALTEVYGEFGSGKTQFCHTLCVTVQKPKEEGGLGGGVLYVDSENTFRPERIVSIAKAKGLDPEKVLDNIIVARAYNSAHQTLILEEAGSIIEKHGIKLLIADSAVGLFRSEYLGRGTLSERQQRLNRFMHLLVRTAETYNCAAIATNQVMASPDVFFGDPTKPIGGNVVAHTSTYRIYFKKSGKKRIARMVDSPHHPEEEVIFTVTEGGVADPEDETKKKKKAEEE, from the coding sequence ATGGTAGATGAATTAAGACTTGACAGTCTTGATGGCGTAGGCCCAGTTACTACAAAAAAGCTAACTGACGCAGGCGTACACAACATTATGGACCTAGTTGTCAGAGGTCCAGTAGATATCGCTGAAGTAACTGGCATGGACAAGGAGACAGCAGAAAAAATCGTAACCAAAGCACGTCATACCCTAATGGAACAGGGCTTGATAGGCAAGGATTTTGTCACTGCAACTGAAATCTACAAAAGAAGACAGGATATTGGCAAAATTACAACTGCAACCCAATGCCTAGACCAATTACTAGATGGCGGAGTTGAAACACAAGCACTAACCGAGGTTTATGGTGAGTTTGGCTCTGGCAAGACCCAGTTCTGTCACACACTATGTGTCACAGTACAAAAGCCAAAGGAAGAAGGAGGCCTTGGAGGCGGCGTACTATACGTTGACTCTGAAAATACCTTCAGACCAGAAAGAATCGTATCTATTGCAAAGGCAAAGGGATTGGATCCAGAAAAAGTACTGGACAACATCATCGTAGCCCGCGCATACAATTCAGCACACCAAACACTCATCCTAGAAGAGGCAGGCTCTATCATAGAGAAGCACGGAATCAAACTATTGATTGCAGACTCTGCAGTCGGATTGTTTAGATCCGAATATCTGGGAAGAGGTACACTATCTGAGCGACAGCAAAGATTAAACCGATTCATGCATCTTTTGGTTAGAACAGCGGAAACATACAACTGTGCAGCAATTGCTACAAACCAAGTCATGGCATCACCTGATGTCTTCTTTGGTGATCCGACAAAACCAATTGGCGGAAACGTAGTTGCTCACACCAGCACATACCGAATCTACTTTAAAAAATCTGGCAAAAAGAGAATAGCCCGAATGGTAGACAGTCCTCATCATCCAGAGGAAGAGGTAATCTTTACGGTTACTGAAGGCGGAGTCGCCGATCCTGAGGATGAGACCAAAAAGAAGAAAAAAGCAGAAGAGGAATAA